The genomic stretch CTTCGCATGCTCCTTGCGAAGCTCCATCTCTTCCAGCTTGCGCAAGGCGCGCAGGCGCGTGTCGAGAATATAATCGACCTGCACGTCGGTCAGCTCGAAAGCCGCCTTCAACGCCTGCTTGGGCTCGTCCTCCTCGCGGATGATGCGAATCACCTCGTCGAGATTGAGGAAGACGATGATCATGCCCTCGAGCACCTCGAGGCGGCGGACGATCTCCGCCAAACGATGACGCGAGCGGCGCTCCAGCACCTCGCGGCGATGGTCGAGCCATTGGCGCAGAGCCTCGTCCAGCGAGACGACGCGCGGCACGGCGCCGTCGACGAGCACATTCATATTGACCGGGAAACGCACCTCCAGCTCGGAGAGCTTGAACAAGGTCTCCATCATCAGCGCCGGATCGACCGCGCGCGTGCGCGGCTCGATGACGACGCGCACATCCTCGGCCGATTCGTCGCGCACATCGCCGGCGAGCGGCGCCTTCTTCTCGACGACCAGCTCGGCGAGCTTCTCGATGAGGCGCGACTTCTGCACGCCATAGGGAATCTCGGTGACGACCGCGACCCATTGCCCGCGCGCGGTCTCCTCCTTGTGCCAGCGCGCGCGCAGGCGGAAGGAGCCGCGGCCGGTGCGATAGGTCTCGACGATCTGCGGGCGCGGATCGACGACAATGCCGCCGGTCGGAAAATCCGGCCCTTGCACGAAGGTGAGCAATTGCTCCGCCGTGGCGCTGCGATGCGAGATCAGATAGAGCGCCGCGTCGCACAGCTCATTGAGATTATGCGGCGGAATGGAGGTCGCCATGCCGACGGCGATGCCTTGCGCGCCATTGGCGAGAAGATTGGGGAAGGCCGCCGGCAGCACCACCGGCTCCTGCTCTTCGCCCGAATAATTGGGGCGAAAGTCGATCGCGTCCTCGTTGATGCCCTCGAGCAGCAGACGCGCGACCGCGGTCATGCGCGCTTCCGTGTAGCGATAGGCGGCGGCGGCGTCGCCATCGACATTGCCGAAATTGCCTTGCCCGTCGACGAGCGGATAGCGCGAGGAGAAATCCTGCGCGAGGCGCACCAGCGCGTCGTAGATCGCCTGATCGCCATGCGGATGGAAGGAGCCCATCACATCGCCGACGATCTTCGCGCATTTCTTGAACGGCGTGTTCGGGTCCAGCCGCAGCATCTGCATTCCGTAGAGAATGCGGCGATGCACCGGCTTCAAGCCGTCGCGCGCATCCGGCAGCGCGCGTCCGGTGATCGTCGAGAGCGCATAGGTGAGGTATCGCTCCTCGAGCGCCGTGCGCAATTCCACCGGCAGCGCATCTCCGCCGCCGTCTTCCGTCGTCGTCGTTCCGCTTTTCGCCATATCGCCGACTCCCGCCCTTTCGGCGTTTACTGCGCGCGCTTATATCCCGTCGCGACTCTGGCGTGAACCATTGCCGTCGCTGCGTGCTTCCACTAAGACAGCGCAGCTTTCGGCGTCCTGTCGCAGCGCCGTCTTTTCGAGCCGCATCTCATGAAGAAGCCTCTCCTGTTCGCGTTTTTCGTCGCCGCCGCCCTCGCGGGGGCCAGCGCCCGCTCCATGGCGCTGGAAGCCTCGCTGCTCGATTGGCTGCCCTTCCTGCATGAGGATTCGGCGGAGAAGAAAGAGGCGCGTCGCGGCTCGGCGCAGGCGCTGTGCAAGGAGGTGGAAGTGCCCATCGACGAAGGCTATGGCGTCAGCCGTCATGAGCGCCGGGTGGTGTGCGAGCACGAGTGAGCGTGGCGGGCCCGCGCGCCGCTGCGGCCGCGACATAGAGCCCGCGCGCCTGCGGCGTCGTGAGCCCGCGCGGGCCGAAGACGTCGCGCTGCAGAAAATGTCCGGTGAGGCGAAAGGCCGCCGCCACCTCCCCCGCATCGGCCGGCGCAGGCGCCGGCATTCGGAGAAACTCGGGATAGGGCAGCAGACGATCGCGCCAGGGCGCTCCGGCCGCGCGAGCGACGGCGCGGCCCGTCTTTGGCGACACGAAGGCGAGATCGGCCGTCTCCCCCGTCAAGGCGCAGCGCTCGAGATCGAGGCCGAAGCCCAGCGCCGCCAGCAGCGCCAGCTCGAAGCGCGCCATCAGCGCCGGGGCGAGATCGAGCGAATCGAGCCGATCGGCGATGACCTCGGCCATATCGAACAATTCGCCATGCGGATCGCGCTCCGGCAGCAGCCGCAGCAGCGCGCAGAGATGGCCGACTCCATGCAGAGCGAAGGCGCGGTCGATGAGCCGCGCCGCCCGCGAGCGCAGAGGCTCGACGGCGAAAGCGCCGAGATGCTGCTCGAGCCGCGCCCGCCAGGCGACCTCGACGCTATTGCCCGGCTGCAGCACGGAGCGCAGCGCGCGGCCGGCGCCGCCGCGCACCATGCCGGCGTGACGGCCATGCGCGCGCGTCATCAGCTCCAATATGACCGCGGACTCGCCGTGGCGCTTGACGCCGATGACGAGCCCTTCGTCCCGCCAATCCATCTATCCTGTCACAGCTCGGAGAGCTTCACGTCCGGCGTGTATTTGAAATCATAGACGTCCTTGGTGATCGCCTGGCCGCAGATCACCTTGCCTTTCGTGGCGTCGAAGGTCAGCGTCGGCGAGCCGTAGAGCGACCAGCCGAGGCTCAGCGCCTCGGTGACGCGCTTGCAGAACTCCACATCGTCTGGACCGGTCAGATAGCGATAGACGGTCGATCTCTTGCCTAGAGTTGCGGACATTGTGACCTCTCGGGAATGGCCGGCGGGCGATTCGCCCGGGCGCTCGCGCCGTCATCCTCGTGCCGGCGGCCTCGCGCAAGAATTTTCTCTAGCGCCGTCCGGAATTGAAAAGCCGCAGCACGAACCAGATCGGCACCACGATGACCGCGCCGGTGATCACATAGCCGATGACCGTATGCACTGCGCCGAAGCCGAGCGAGGAAATGCGGTCGAAGAAGCGCCGTGCGCCATGGACGAGATCCATGGGCTCGATCTCCAGCCACATCAGCAGCGCGCCGACGACCAGCGAGACGAACAGCAGCTTGACGAGCACTTGCAGCGGCGAGCCGCCGAGAAAATCATGGAGTCGACTATTGGAGGCCATGCGTCCTTCGCTCTCGATTGCGGCGTGATCGACGCGAAACGATCACGCGAAATTCTATCAGAGGCTGTCGCCCTTGGGAGCCTCCTCGCGGAAGAGCTGCATCATGCGCCGCAGGAATCGCTCGGTAAAGGAGAGCGCGCGCTCGAATTCTTCCTCTCCGGGCAGGCCCTTGCGAGGGGCTGTCGCCTCCGGCGCGGCGCCGGGGAGCTTGGCGCGCAATTGCGCGTTCTCGCGGGCGAGGCGGTCGATCTCCTCCTGCAGCGCGGCGCGCTCCTCCGCGGCGACGCGGCAGACGGAGAGCCCGCCCTCCACCGTGCAGAAGGAGACCGCGCCGGTCTGCTTGTCGAGCCGCAGCATTCCGCCTTCCGTCGGGCTCATGGCGAAGCGGCCGGCCTCGCTCTGGGAAGGCTCTGCGGCGGAGGCTTCGGCCCGCGCGGGGGCGGCGGCGAGAAGGGCGAGACAGACGAGGGAAAAGACGCGCATCGGCTCCGACCAGTTTCAACAGGCCGCCCCTCGAGGCCCCGCTCCGATGTGGCGAGAGGGGCGGCGCGCGTCAATAGGCGGGGCCGCCCGCATTCAATCCTTGGGGCCGAGGAGCAGCACGCGCAGCAGGCCGGTCGGCCGGAAATCGGCGGCGCGCATCTCGAAGGCGGTGGGCGAGATTTTCTTCAGATCGGCGAGGCAGAAGCTCACGAGGCGGGTCGGCTTGCCCTTGTCCACGACGAGGCGGAATTGCCGAACCGGCGCGGCCGGCGCGCCGGCGCCGAGATCGAAGGCGATGTGGCGCTCCTGCAGCTCGGCGACATTGGCCTCGGGGAATATCCGCACCACGGGCTGCGGCTTTTTCGGCGTATCCGCGGCCAGGGCCTCCTCCGGCGGAAGCGCGGCGGCTTCCTGCGCCGCCGAGCGCCGCGCCGCTGCGGCGGAGACCATTTTGTCGACGCCCGCGAGAAAGGCGCGATCGAGGCAATAATCGGCGCGGCGGCGCTCCACCTCCGCCGCCAGCTCCTTGGAGGAGCGCAAGGGCTCGCGCAGCACGCTGTCGCGCGCGACGCCGACGCTCGAGCGAAAGCGAAAATCGAGCAGCGCGCCCTGTCCGGGCGCGAGATCGAGCGTGCGCGTCGCCGCGCCGCGCACCGACCAGCGCGGCGCGTAGATCGGATTTCCCGCCTGATCGACGCCATTCTCGGCGATGAGCCGGTCCTTGACGAGCCGCGCGCGGGCGTCCGCCGTCAGAGCGGCGAGCTTGTCGTGAAAAAAGCCGATGGGAACCAGCGGCAGGCCGCTGCGCCGCAGCGCGGCGGTCACATCCTTGCCGTCGACGAAGGCGCTCTGCGTGACGGCGAGAGGCGCCGGCTTTTGATCGACGGTCGCGGCGAGGCCGATGTAATTGACCGGGTCGGCGCCGGGAATCGACCAGGCTGCGTCTGGATCGGAAAAATCGATCTCGGGAAGAGGGAAGGTCACATTGGTCCGCGCCGGCGCCGCCGTGGGATTGACGATGCGATATTTCAGCGAGCTGTTCTGCGCGCCGAGCGTCAGCTCCATCTGCTCGACGACGAGTCCCGCCGCCTCGAGCCCGGCGAGCTCCGGGCCGCGATGGACCAGCTCTTGAAGAGTCTCTTCCGCCCGCGCGCCCCATAGGCCGAGCGCCAGAATCGCCGCCGCCAATCCGGCGCCCCGGGGGAAGAGAAGACTCATCGAAAGCCGCCTTTCACTTTAGAAAATGCGCGCGAGAATATCGTTTCCGGCGCGAAAGCGATATGGGCGGGCGCACAGTGCGATTGACGGCGATGGCCTATCGAATAGGCTGATATGCATTGCTCGAGATCGTAGAGGGAGCGGATCATGGGACGGCCGGCTGCGCGCGTGAGCGACCCTGTGGCCCATCCTCTGCCGCCGGTGCTGACGCCGGGCCCCGGCAGCTTCAACGTGTTCATCGGACAATTGCCGGCATGGCGCGGCGTCGGCGGCGCGGCCGCCGCGGCGATACAATCCGCGAAGGCCACTTCCGACGCGACGATCCAGGCCGCCGAGGCGGCGACGCTGGCCGCCGCCGGCACGCCGGGCGCGCCCGCCGCTCTGGCGGCCGAGCAGGCGACCAAGGCGGCGGCGGCCGCCAGCATGGGATCGATGATCAGCGGCGCCGCCAGCGGCGCGGATATTCATATGTGTGCGACGCCGCTGCCGATCCCGCCGCATGGGCCGGGCGTGGTGGTGGACGGCTCCACCAGCGTCTTCATCAACGGCCTGCCCGCCTGCCGGCAGGGCGACACCATCGTCGAGGCGGTCGGCCCGCCGAACAAGATCGTCATGGGCCTGCCGACCGTGCGGATCGGCGGGTAGCGCGCGTCAGGCCGTCGCGCTCTCTTCCTCGATCTTGGCTTCCAGCAGCCGCTCCGGCCGCGTCAAAAACGCCGCCGGAATATCGGCATGGGCGTCCTCGGTCGGGCCGCGGACGGGCTCGGGCGGCGTCGCCCAGACGAAAGCGTCCAGCTTGCCGGTGACGGGAGAGGCCGGCGCCCAGCGACGCGAGATGACGCCATCGGCGATCCAGGCGGGATCGCGCGGCGCGCGCGAGCCGCGGGCCAGCCATTCGCGCACCGGCCCGCTGGGGCCGTTCTCGGCGTCCTCGAGCTCGGCCATCAGCAGGCAGACCTGGGCGGTCGGCGTCTTGCCCTCGGCGACCAGCGGAGCCAGCGCCTTGCGCGCGGCGCCGAAATCGCGCGCCGCCAGCGCCGCGCGGGCGACGAGGATTCCCGCCTCCGCCGAATGAGAGGCGGATGCGGCGAATTTCTTCACCCGCGTCAGACGCTCGGCGTTGGACTCGCTCGGCGCGGTCTCGAGGAAGGCCTCGGCGATATCGGGATGCGGATGCTCAGAATAGGCTTTCTCGAGCAGCTTCAGCGCCTTGGCGCTGTCGCCATGGCGGGCGAGCAGGCGGCCGATCAGCGCGATCGCCGGAACCAGATCGGGCGCGCGCTTCACCGCCTGGCGGGCGAGATGCAGCGCCTCGCTCGGATGCTCGGCCTGCTTCTCCAGCGCCAGAGCGGTCTCCACCACGGCGCGCAGGCGCTGGGCGGTCGGCAGATCGATGGCCTTGGCCTTCAGATTGGCCTCGACGGCGATGCGCGCCTCTTCCCAATTGGCTTGGGCGCCGTGATGCTCGAGCAGCGCATGGCCGGCCCAGGGCAGCGGCGCGAGCTGATGCGCCTGATCGGCGAAATGATGCGCCGCCTCGTCGTCCTTGCGGCGCTTGGCCTCTATGTGCAGGCCGCGCAGGCCGAGAAGGCGCGTCTCCGAGAGCTGCGTCATCTCGTGAAAGGCGGTCTCGGCGCCGACGCGGTCGCCCTCGAGCTGGGCGACCTGGGCGCGCAGCAGATAGGTGAGCGGCTCCTTGTCGAGATTTTTCACCGCCTCCTTGGCGGCGCGCTTGGCCTCGGCGACATGGCCGGCGCCGGCCGCCACAATGCCGCGCGAGAGGGCCTGAAAGCCCCGCTCGCGGCGCTTGGCGCGGGAGCTCTGCTTCAAGCGCGCGGGCGCCTGGAAGAAATAGGCGATGATCGCCCAGGCGATGAGGATCGCCGCGATCGTCGCGAGCAGCGCCGCCGCGCCGACGACCAGCGTCGTCTCTATGTGATAGCCGCCCCAGTCGAGCGTGATCGAACCGGGCTGCTCGATGAGCCAGTGGAGGCCGATGGACAGAGCGGCCAGCGCCGCAATGAAGAAGAGCAGCAGAATCATGGGTCGTCGATCCTCGCCTCGGCTCTAAGCGCGCCTGCTTAGATTTTTTTGTTTCAGCAGGATATTGTCTGGCCCTGCTCAGTTCTTTGGTTTTGCGAGCGCATCCAGCGCGCCCGCGAGAATAGAGGCCGCGGCCTTTTCGGCCTCCACGCGCTGACGGGCTTGCGTCTCCCACTCGCGCGCGACGGCCTGGGCGGCGTCGGGAAATTCGGCGAAAGCGGCCAGCGCCGTCTCGATCTCGCCGCGGTCGAGCGCGGCTTCCAGCTTGTCGGCGATGTCGCCGATCGTGGCTTTTTCTTTCTCCACCGGGCTGCGCACCTTCACCAGTCTGGAGGCGCCGTGCAGCAGCCGGTCGGCCAGGGGGGCGTCCGGCTTCAGCTCGGCGGAGGCCTCGAGCTTGCGCACCAGCGGATGGAAGGAGGCGCGCAGCGCGCGCGCATCGGGAGCGCCTTTCTCGGCCACAGGCGCGAGCGCGGCCAGCGCCTGCGAATCGGCGCCCTGGGCCGAGAGAATGGCGTATTCGGACGGGAAGGGGGCGCCCCGGTCCAGCGACCGCTGCAGCGAATGCGCCACCACGGCGACGGTGGCCGGATTGGGGCCTTTCTCCTCCGGCGCGGCGGCCACGGGCGCGGGCGGCGGCGGGGCCGGCTCCACCTCGCGCGGAGCGCGGGTCTCATCCTTGGCCGCGTCCAGCTTGTCGCGCAGCCCCTTCACCTCATCGGAGAGCCAGTCGATCCGGCCCTCGAGGCCGCTGACATTATCCTCGACGTCCTGCACCTTCTGGTCCGGGACTTTCGCCTCCACGCGGGGGGCGGCGGCGGGCTCTGCGCTGCGGGCCTGCTCCGCCAGCGCCAGGGCCTCGCGCGCGATTTGCTCCAGCTCGTTGAGACGGCGCGTCAGCGCCTCGATTTGGGCGTTGGAAACCGGATCGGCCTCCGCCGCCGCCGGCTTGGTCGGCGCAGGAGGAGGAGCCACGACGACAGGCGCCGCCGGCGCCGTAGGGGCCGGGACGGGCGCGGGGGGAGCCGAGGGCGTCGCGGGCGCGTTCCAGGTGATATGATCGCCGCCGGAGCGCGGCGGAACGGCGGGTTCTGCCGGCTTCGTCTCCACGGGCGTCGATTTTTGGAGGGGCTCGGCGAGCTTGGCCGCGCCGGGCTTGGCGGCCGGCTTCTCGGGCGCCGCCGGCTTGCCGGTCGCTTTCACGATCGTCTCGCGCAGCGTTACGATCAGCTTTTCCGGTCGGGCGAAAGTCTCGTCCACGACAGTGGCGAAGGCCGCGAGCTTCTCATTCTTGTCGCGGAAACGATAGGCGGCGATCGATCCCGCGGTCGCCAGCAGGCCGAGCGTCGCCGCCAGCAGCGTGAAGCGATGCCAATTCTTGCGGCGCGGCTTTCGCTCCGGCGCGGCCTCCCTCGCGGGCGCCGAAATTGCTTCGCTCACCATGCGCTCGGCCTCGGCCGGATGGTCGACGCTCGTCGACGTCCAAGCGTCGTTCGCCGATGATTCGCCGGCCGCGTGGCTATCCGCTGCGGGGTCTTTGTCGTGCTGCGCCATGTGCTAGGGGCTCCTCGCCGCAGCCCCTTATAGACGAGGCGGACATTCCGCGAAACATCCGCCGCTGCGTTCGAGCCGCGCCGCGCCGGGAATTTCCGGCTCGGGCGGCGGCGCCGCTCATCCCTGGCGGGCGAGCAGCGCCTTGATCTGTTCGACCAGCTCGCTCTCCGGGGCGGAGAATTGCGCGGGCCGGGCCGATTTCCATTCCTCATTGGTGGAGATGGCCGCGCTCGCTCGCGCCCCCTCTATGAGATCCTTGATCTGCACCTCGCCCTTGGCGCGCTCGTCCGAACCTTGGATCACCACTGCCGGGCTGTTGCGCTTATCGGCATATTTCATCTGCGCCTTCATGCCGGAGGAGCCGAGATAGAGCTCCGCCGAAACGCCGGCGTTGCGCAGGGCGGCGACCATGCGCTGATAATCGGCGATATGGTCGCGGTCGAGCGCCAGCACGACGACCGGGCCGAGCCGCGTCGTCGCCGAAACCACCGGGCTGCCGACCAGCTTCAGCGCCGCATAGAGGCGCGAGACGCCGATCGAGAAGCCCGTGGCCGGCGTGTTGTCCGAGCGGAAGCGGCCGATGAGCCCGTCATAGCGTCCGCCGCCGCCGACCGAGCCGAAGCGCACCGGATGGCCCTTCTCGTCCTTGGTCTCGAAGGTGAGATCGGCCTCGAACACCGGCCCCGTGTAATATTCGAGCCCGCGCACGATGGAGGGATCGATGCGGATGCGCTCCGGGCCGAAGCCGGCGTCACGGACGAGATCCTCGATCTCCAGCAATTCCTCGGCGCCTTCCGCGCCGACATTGCTGCGGCCGAGCAGCTCGAACAGGCCGAAGCGCGGTTCGCCGTCCTTATATTGCCCGCCGAGCGTGAAGGAGAGGATCGTCGCCACCGCATCGTCGGCGAGGCCGGCGCCTTTGGTGAAGTCGCCGCTCTCGTCCTTGCGGCCCGGGCCGAGCAGCAGGCGCACGCCCTCGGGGCCGAGCCGGTCCATCTTGTCGATGGCGCGTAGCACGGTGAGGCGGCGGCCGGCGTTCTCGTCGCCCTCCAGGCCGATGGCCTTCATCACCCCGTCCAGCACCTTGCGGCTGTTGATCTTGATGACATAGTCGCCGCGCGGAATGCCGAGCTTCTCCAGCGTGTCGGCGGCCATCATGCAGATTTCGGCGTCGGCGGCCGGCGAGGCCGCGCCCACCGTATCGGCGTCGAATTGCATGAATTGGCGGAAGCGCCCCGGCCCCGGCTTTTCGTTTCGATAGACATTACCGAAGCGATAGCTGCGGAAGGGCTTTGGAAGCCGGTCGAAATTCTGCGCGACATAGCGGGCCAGCGGCGCGGTGAGGTCATAGCGCAGCGACAGCCATTGCTCGTCGTCGTCCTGGAAGGAGAAGACGCCCTCATTGGGGCGGTCCTGGTCCGGCAGGAATTTGCCGAGCGCGTCGGTATATTCGATCGCCGGGGTCTCCAGCGCCTCGAAGCCGTAGAGCTCATAGACGGAGCGAATCACGTCGATCATGCGGCCGGTGGCGGCCAGCTCTGCGGCGTCGCGGTCGGCGAGGCCGCGCGGGGAGCGGGCCTCAATCTTGGATTTCTTCTGGTCTGACATTGGGTGCGCCTTTTCGGCGCTCTTCCTAGCATTTTTGCGCGGCGAGGAAAGCCGGGGCTTCGCCCGGCGGCCAGAACAGCAGATGGCTGCGGCAGCGGGGACAGTCCGAGCTGCCGAATCCCTCGAGCGGAACCGGCAGCGCCGAGAGCGCCGCGACGAGGTCGCATTCCCCCTTCGCCTCGGTGATCCAGGCGCCGAGCGATTCGCCGGCCTCGGTCAGCTGATCGATATGCCAGCGGCGCCGCTTGCCCTGCCGCATATGCCGGCCGAGCCGCGCGCGCAGCCCGCCTGGCCCTTTGGCCGAGCCGCAATAGAGATAGAGCCCCGGCGCGAGCGTCGCCGCGCAGCGTCCGGCGCTGGCCTCGAGCGGGCGCGATAGCGCGATGAGCAGCGCATAGGCGCCGGGCGCGGGCGGCGCCTCTGATGCAGCGTGGATGAAAGCGAGCGCGGAAAACGATTGGTCGGGGGCCGCCGGGCGCTCAGCGCGCGCCGAGCGGCGCATCGAGGCGGAAGCGGTTTCTGACGCCATATTGCAGGCCGAGCTTTCGTCCGGGAATCGAGACGCGCATTTCCGGCGGAATGAGGAGGTCGAGCGCCTTCTGGTCGAAACGCGCCGGCAGGCGAGCCTCGCGCGCCAGCGCCTCCACCGTGTCGAAGCGCAGCGTCGCCGCCCGGTAGAAGCCGTTGACATAGCGCATTCTGATCTCGCCGATCAAATCAAAGGCGCGCCGCATCGGCTCCGGGACTTTGGCGCGATCTTGTCCATAGGCGAGCAGCAGGCCCGGCCGGGCGAGGTAGAAAATTCCGAGCGCGGTCGCCTTTTCGCAGCGCTTCTGGCGCATGATCCAGAACAAGGGCGCGTCGCCGAGCGCGCGATTATGGCCGAGAATCATTCTGTGCCAGTCGTCGCTGGAGGCGAGCGGCAGCCAATCGGCGATGAATTGCGCATATTCGCCGTCGCCCGGCTCGGGACTCGCGGCGCGCTCCTCGACCCAGCGACGCAAGAGATCGTCGACCGCGAGAGGCATAAGGAGACTCCGGTTCCTCAAAAACGACGAAGCGACCACGAAGCCCCATACGGCGAGCGCTGTTCTCTCTTCCCGTGCGACGGGCTTCGGCATAAAAAGGGGCTCCCCGTTCCGCGCGTACGCGAAACGGGGAGTTGGACAACACCGTGAGAACCTGAACCGCAAAGGACCGACCTCGACGGATGAGGCCGCGCTCTGGAGGGGTAGAGCGTCGCAGAAAGGAGAACCGCCTCGACGAACAGAGCGATGTCGCAAGTCGCAGAGCAGTGGAGGCGGGACCTAGACTTGTTCTTTGCAAGACGATTACCCGTTTGGGCGCTCTCTTTATGCCTCGGCTCGTTATGTAACGCAACTACATAAATTAGGCGCAATGCCTGATTTGGCGCGGCCGCAGTGCAAAAACAAGCGGCAGTTCGGGCTCGACGCGTCGCGCTCCTCGAGCTAATCCGGGGTGTGGCCAGGCCGACCCGACGAGAGATTTTAGCTTTTGGAGCAGGCGCTTTCGCCGCTTTCGGCGCCGCCGCGGGCGCTGACGCCGCCGCGCCGGACGCCACCGATTGGCTGCAGCGGCGCCTGCGCGAGGCTGCCCGCGCCGGAGGCGCCCTGCGTCTGCCGGCCGGCGTTCTGCGCATCCGCTCCCTCATTATCGAGGATAAAATCACGATCATCGGCGCCGCGGGCGGCTCCGTGCTGCAGGCGAGCGGCCCCGGCCCGCTGCTGCGCGCCGCCGATGTTCCGGCGCTGACGCTGGAGAATGTGAGCTTCGACGGCGGCGGCGCGGCTTTCGCCGATCGTCGCCAAGGCCTTCTCGATCTCGCCGATATTCCGAAGCTCGCCGTGCATGGCTGCACGATTCGCCGCTCCGGCGGCAGGGGGATAAATCTCCTGCGCTGCGGCGGGCGTTTCGCGCAGAATATCGTCGAGGATGTGCGCGACGCCGGCTATTTCTCGCTCGACGGGCTCGGCGTCGATATAGACAATAACAAAGTGCGCCGCTGCGGCGACAATGGCGTGCAAGTGTGGACCACGACCGCCGGCCGTTACGAGGGCTCGCACATCCGCAATAATGAGATCGTCGATATTCGCAATCTCTCCGGCGGCGACGGCGCCTATGGCAATGGCGTGAGCATTTGGGGCTCCGGCTTCGTGCGGGTGGAGAAAAACGTCATCCGCCGCTGCGCCTATACGGCGGTGCGCAACAATGCCGGCCATGATGTCGAGGTGGTCGGCAATGATTGCTCGGGCTTCGGCGAGCGCGCCATGTATGCGGAGTTCGGCGCCAAGCGCGCGAGCTTCCGCGACAATAAGATCGACGACGCCGGCGCCGGAATAGCGCTCGCCAACGCCGAGCGCGGCACGGACATAGGCTTCGTCATCGGCAATCGGATCACCGGCCTGCACGAGACGCATCCCGATGACGAGTTCGGCCCCATTATGAGCTGGCTCACCGGCATAGAGGCCGAGAGCAATGTCGAGATCGCCGGCAACACTGTGGTCGGCGGCTGGATGGGCGTGCGCTGCGGCGGCTATCGGCAGAACATACGCGTCGAGGGCAATGAGCTCGTCGACAACGAGTATGGCGTGACCTTTCAGATCGGCGAGGGCGTCGGGCCGGCGGTCATCGCGCGCAACAGGATCATCGGCGCGAAAAAGGCGGCCATAGCGGCGATAGCGGGTCAGGACATTCAGCCGGGAGATGTCGCGCGGCCGGGCGCAGCGGCCAAATATCCGCGGCTCACGATAGACGGCAATGAGGTCGGCTGAAACTTAACATTGCGTCAACACCCTCGGGCGCATGATCGCGGGCCAGTCCCTCGGAATATCTTCATGACGACGCTCGCCAGCTATCT from Methylosinus sp. C49 encodes the following:
- the parC gene encoding DNA topoisomerase IV subunit A codes for the protein MAKSGTTTTEDGGGDALPVELRTALEERYLTYALSTITGRALPDARDGLKPVHRRILYGMQMLRLDPNTPFKKCAKIVGDVMGSFHPHGDQAIYDALVRLAQDFSSRYPLVDGQGNFGNVDGDAAAAYRYTEARMTAVARLLLEGINEDAIDFRPNYSGEEQEPVVLPAAFPNLLANGAQGIAVGMATSIPPHNLNELCDAALYLISHRSATAEQLLTFVQGPDFPTGGIVVDPRPQIVETYRTGRGSFRLRARWHKEETARGQWVAVVTEIPYGVQKSRLIEKLAELVVEKKAPLAGDVRDESAEDVRVVIEPRTRAVDPALMMETLFKLSELEVRFPVNMNVLVDGAVPRVVSLDEALRQWLDHRREVLERRSRHRLAEIVRRLEVLEGMIIVFLNLDEVIRIIREEDEPKQALKAAFELTDVQVDYILDTRLRALRKLEEMELRKEHAKLLEEKTEVESLLADEGKQWKTITTQIRELKKTILADAKLAKRRTTFEDAPEATDIDLAEALIEREPITIVVTQKGWIRALKGHVADLTQLQFKGDDALETSFFAQTTSKVLALTSNGKAYTLDAAKLPGGRGYGEPIRLMADIDEDAAIVKVLPQTPDALLLLVADDGRGFIVSQNDLVATTRKGRAVFNVEETTKLKIVTPAEGDHVAIIGENRKLLVFPLAEAPQMARGKGVRLQRYKDGGVADAKVFALAGGLTWVDSSGRTFTVDKRELSEWIAHRAEAGRLPPRGFPKSNRFGG
- the recO gene encoding DNA repair protein RecO — protein: MDWRDEGLVIGVKRHGESAVILELMTRAHGRHAGMVRGGAGRALRSVLQPGNSVEVAWRARLEQHLGAFAVEPLRSRAARLIDRAFALHGVGHLCALLRLLPERDPHGELFDMAEVIADRLDSLDLAPALMARFELALLAALGFGLDLERCALTGETADLAFVSPKTGRAVARAAGAPWRDRLLPYPEFLRMPAPAPADAGEVAAAFRLTGHFLQRDVFGPRGLTTPQARGLYVAAAAARGPATLTRARTPPGAHDG
- a CDS encoding DUF1737 domain-containing protein — its product is MSATLGKRSTVYRYLTGPDDVEFCKRVTEALSLGWSLYGSPTLTFDATKGKVICGQAITKDVYDFKYTPDVKLSEL
- a CDS encoding DUF6460 domain-containing protein, which produces MASNSRLHDFLGGSPLQVLVKLLFVSLVVGALLMWLEIEPMDLVHGARRFFDRISSLGFGAVHTVIGYVITGAVIVVPIWFVLRLFNSGRR
- a CDS encoding DUF4424 family protein, which gives rise to MSLLFPRGAGLAAAILALGLWGARAEETLQELVHRGPELAGLEAAGLVVEQMELTLGAQNSSLKYRIVNPTAAPARTNVTFPLPEIDFSDPDAAWSIPGADPVNYIGLAATVDQKPAPLAVTQSAFVDGKDVTAALRRSGLPLVPIGFFHDKLAALTADARARLVKDRLIAENGVDQAGNPIYAPRWSVRGAATRTLDLAPGQGALLDFRFRSSVGVARDSVLREPLRSSKELAAEVERRRADYCLDRAFLAGVDKMVSAAAARRSAAQEAAALPPEEALAADTPKKPQPVVRIFPEANVAELQERHIAFDLGAGAPAAPVRQFRLVVDKGKPTRLVSFCLADLKKISPTAFEMRAADFRPTGLLRVLLLGPKD
- a CDS encoding PAAR domain-containing protein; amino-acid sequence: MGRPAARVSDPVAHPLPPVLTPGPGSFNVFIGQLPAWRGVGGAAAAAIQSAKATSDATIQAAEAATLAAAGTPGAPAALAAEQATKAAAAASMGSMISGAASGADIHMCATPLPIPPHGPGVVVDGSTSVFINGLPACRQGDTIVEAVGPPNKIVMGLPTVRIGG
- a CDS encoding heme biosynthesis HemY N-terminal domain-containing protein, which codes for MILLLFFIAALAALSIGLHWLIEQPGSITLDWGGYHIETTLVVGAAALLATIAAILIAWAIIAYFFQAPARLKQSSRAKRRERGFQALSRGIVAAGAGHVAEAKRAAKEAVKNLDKEPLTYLLRAQVAQLEGDRVGAETAFHEMTQLSETRLLGLRGLHIEAKRRKDDEAAHHFADQAHQLAPLPWAGHALLEHHGAQANWEEARIAVEANLKAKAIDLPTAQRLRAVVETALALEKQAEHPSEALHLARQAVKRAPDLVPAIALIGRLLARHGDSAKALKLLEKAYSEHPHPDIAEAFLETAPSESNAERLTRVKKFAASASHSAEAGILVARAALAARDFGAARKALAPLVAEGKTPTAQVCLLMAELEDAENGPSGPVREWLARGSRAPRDPAWIADGVISRRWAPASPVTGKLDAFVWATPPEPVRGPTEDAHADIPAAFLTRPERLLEAKIEEESATA
- the hisS gene encoding histidine--tRNA ligase; the protein is MSDQKKSKIEARSPRGLADRDAAELAATGRMIDVIRSVYELYGFEALETPAIEYTDALGKFLPDQDRPNEGVFSFQDDDEQWLSLRYDLTAPLARYVAQNFDRLPKPFRSYRFGNVYRNEKPGPGRFRQFMQFDADTVGAASPAADAEICMMAADTLEKLGIPRGDYVIKINSRKVLDGVMKAIGLEGDENAGRRLTVLRAIDKMDRLGPEGVRLLLGPGRKDESGDFTKGAGLADDAVATILSFTLGGQYKDGEPRFGLFELLGRSNVGAEGAEELLEIEDLVRDAGFGPERIRIDPSIVRGLEYYTGPVFEADLTFETKDEKGHPVRFGSVGGGGRYDGLIGRFRSDNTPATGFSIGVSRLYAALKLVGSPVVSATTRLGPVVVLALDRDHIADYQRMVAALRNAGVSAELYLGSSGMKAQMKYADKRNSPAVVIQGSDERAKGEVQIKDLIEGARASAAISTNEEWKSARPAQFSAPESELVEQIKALLARQG